The following proteins come from a genomic window of Ornithinimicrobium cryptoxanthini:
- a CDS encoding DNA recombination protein RmuC — MDTTTFLIALTAIAVGTVIGWLLGRGFGTEQLARSRAERDLLAQRLESQGSATEVDRQTAAELAPLRLTLSRVEAQVRELERDRQEQFGSVGERLGEVARQTAELREQTAGLSGALNSSGVRGTWGESQLRRILEHSGMLARCDFEEQVSAVSTHDARVRPDVVVHLPEDKLLVLDSKAPLGAFLAAQADGITAGERTSLLRQHSRSLRGHVDELAAKSYWSAFTTAPELVICFVPSDAVLAAALQASPDLYDHAQSKKVVLASPATLLALLRALAFVWQQDTLAGNARELVQLGTELHQRIGTLGKHVTTMGSALRRSVETYNSMIGTLESRVMVTSRSLQEVGIAESAHPTLEPVTAAVRPLTAPELIADELAEVADPRGEIDPALTEPRDGDAYSSVSWRRKA, encoded by the coding sequence ATGGACACCACCACGTTCCTGATCGCCCTGACGGCCATCGCCGTGGGCACCGTCATCGGCTGGTTGCTGGGGCGCGGCTTCGGCACCGAGCAGCTCGCACGCAGTCGCGCCGAGCGCGACCTGCTCGCCCAGCGCCTGGAGTCCCAGGGGTCTGCGACCGAGGTTGACCGGCAGACGGCGGCGGAGCTGGCTCCCCTGCGCCTGACGCTGTCCCGCGTCGAGGCCCAGGTCCGCGAGCTGGAGCGGGACCGGCAGGAGCAGTTCGGCTCGGTCGGTGAGCGGCTCGGTGAGGTGGCCCGTCAGACGGCCGAGCTGCGTGAGCAGACGGCGGGCCTTTCGGGGGCGCTGAACTCGTCGGGAGTCCGCGGCACCTGGGGTGAGTCCCAGCTCCGGCGCATCCTGGAGCACTCGGGCATGCTCGCACGTTGCGACTTCGAGGAGCAGGTGAGCGCCGTCAGCACGCACGACGCCAGGGTGCGCCCAGACGTCGTGGTCCACCTTCCCGAGGACAAGCTGCTGGTGCTGGACAGCAAGGCTCCGTTGGGGGCGTTCCTGGCAGCCCAGGCCGACGGCATCACGGCCGGCGAGCGCACCAGCCTGCTGCGTCAGCACTCCCGCTCCCTGCGTGGGCACGTCGATGAGCTCGCCGCCAAGTCCTACTGGAGCGCCTTCACCACCGCCCCGGAGCTGGTGATCTGCTTCGTGCCCAGCGACGCGGTCCTGGCGGCAGCGCTCCAGGCCTCACCCGACCTCTATGACCACGCCCAGTCCAAGAAGGTGGTGCTCGCCTCGCCCGCCACCCTGCTGGCGCTGCTGCGGGCGCTCGCGTTCGTCTGGCAGCAGGACACCCTGGCCGGCAATGCGCGTGAGCTGGTGCAGCTGGGCACCGAGCTCCACCAACGGATCGGCACGCTGGGCAAGCACGTCACGACGATGGGCTCTGCACTACGTCGTTCCGTGGAGACCTACAACAGCATGATCGGCACCCTGGAGTCCCGGGTCATGGTCACCAGCCGCAGCCTGCAGGAGGTCGGCATCGCCGAGTCGGCCCACCCCACGCTCGAGCCGGTGACGGCTGCGGTTCGTCCCCTGACAGCGCCGGAGCTGATCGCCGATGAGCTGGCCGAGGTCGCCGACCCCCGGGGCGAGATCGACCCGGCACTGACCGAGCCGCGAGATGGTGACGCCTACTCCTCGGTGAGCTGGCGCAGGAAGGCCTGA
- a CDS encoding transporter substrate-binding domain-containing protein yields MTTRRAGALAGIAAASLALTACGGSDSKLLNDGTLVAAMSGEFQPFSHFEGDQLTGFDYDIAAAIADEMGLELDAKTGAFDSLIQGVKSDRYDVLVASMTPTPERDEQVDFTDPYYLSGATVFVSNDSDCQDPTQLDSPAIGVASGTTYETFLNDEDWVGEIRTFTSDITALEDTEVGRLDAAMTDRLVGLFQIDQADRDLRVCGEPLYTEEPAFAVREGNTELVNELNDALAAIIDDGTYAEISQEWFGQNILESDAGAPADDAEQTSGD; encoded by the coding sequence ATGACCACCCGACGTGCCGGGGCCCTGGCGGGCATCGCCGCCGCCTCCCTGGCCCTGACCGCCTGCGGAGGCAGCGACTCCAAACTGCTCAACGACGGCACGCTCGTGGCCGCGATGAGCGGTGAGTTCCAGCCGTTCAGCCACTTCGAGGGCGACCAGCTCACCGGGTTCGACTACGACATCGCCGCAGCGATCGCCGACGAGATGGGGCTGGAGCTGGACGCGAAGACCGGTGCCTTCGACAGCCTGATCCAGGGCGTCAAGAGCGATCGGTATGACGTGCTCGTCGCCTCGATGACCCCCACCCCCGAGCGCGATGAGCAGGTGGACTTCACCGATCCCTACTATCTGTCCGGGGCTACGGTCTTCGTGTCCAACGACAGCGACTGTCAGGACCCGACCCAGCTGGACAGCCCGGCCATCGGGGTGGCCTCCGGCACCACCTATGAGACCTTCCTCAACGACGAGGACTGGGTCGGTGAGATCCGCACCTTCACCTCCGACATCACGGCGCTGGAGGACACCGAGGTCGGCCGTCTGGACGCCGCGATGACTGACCGGCTCGTCGGCCTGTTCCAGATCGACCAGGCGGACCGGGACCTGCGCGTCTGCGGGGAGCCGCTCTACACCGAGGAGCCGGCCTTTGCCGTGCGTGAGGGCAACACCGAGCTGGTCAACGAGCTGAACGACGCGCTGGCCGCGATCATCGACGACGGCACCTATGCGGAGATCTCGCAGGAGTGGTTCGGTCAGAACATCCTGGAGTCTGACGCCGGCGCGCCGGCCGACGACGCCGAGCAGACCAGCGGTGACTGA
- the ychF gene encoding redox-regulated ATPase YchF — protein sequence MALTIGIVGLPNVGKSTLFNALTKNTVLAANYPFATIEPNVGVVPLADQRLDRLAEIFGSQRILPAPVSFVDIAGIVRGASEGEGLGNKFLANIREADAICQVVRAFVDDDVVHVEGKVSPKDDIETINTELVLADLQTLESAIPRLEKEVKGKKTDKAVLDAALAAQKVLEVGDTLFAKGTAAGVDMVLARGLGLLTTKPFLYVFNLDEEGLTDQALHDELAAVVAPAEAIYLNAKLEADLAELDAEEAAELLESVGVSEPGMIQLARVGFQNLGLQTYLTAGPKEARAWTIRTGSTAPQAAGVIHTDFQRGFIKAEIVSFEDLDAHGSMAEARAAGKVRMEGKDYLMQDGDVVEFRFNV from the coding sequence GTGGCACTCACTATCGGAATCGTTGGCCTGCCCAACGTCGGCAAGTCGACCCTTTTCAACGCACTGACCAAGAACACGGTGCTCGCGGCGAACTACCCGTTCGCCACGATCGAGCCCAACGTGGGCGTGGTCCCGCTGGCGGACCAGCGGCTGGACCGCCTGGCCGAGATCTTCGGCAGCCAGCGGATCCTGCCGGCGCCGGTCAGCTTCGTGGACATCGCCGGCATCGTGCGCGGTGCCTCCGAGGGGGAGGGGCTGGGCAACAAGTTCCTGGCCAACATCCGTGAGGCCGACGCGATCTGCCAGGTGGTGCGCGCGTTCGTCGACGACGACGTCGTGCACGTCGAGGGCAAGGTCAGCCCCAAGGACGACATCGAGACGATCAACACCGAGCTCGTCCTGGCCGACCTGCAGACCCTGGAGTCTGCGATCCCCCGGCTGGAGAAGGAGGTCAAGGGCAAGAAGACCGACAAGGCTGTCCTCGATGCCGCGCTGGCCGCCCAGAAGGTCCTGGAGGTGGGGGACACCCTCTTTGCCAAGGGCACCGCCGCTGGTGTCGACATGGTCCTGGCTCGCGGCCTCGGGCTGCTGACCACCAAGCCGTTCCTCTATGTCTTCAACCTGGACGAGGAGGGCCTGACCGACCAGGCGCTGCACGACGAGCTGGCCGCCGTGGTCGCACCCGCGGAGGCGATCTATCTCAACGCCAAGCTCGAGGCCGACCTGGCTGAGCTCGACGCGGAGGAGGCGGCTGAGCTGCTGGAGTCCGTGGGGGTCAGCGAGCCCGGCATGATCCAGCTCGCCCGTGTCGGCTTCCAGAACCTGGGCCTGCAGACCTATCTGACGGCTGGCCCCAAAGAGGCCCGCGCGTGGACCATCCGCACCGGCTCGACCGCGCCGCAGGCGGCCGGGGTCATCCACACCGACTTCCAGCGTGGCTTCATCAAGGCCGAGATCGTCTCCTTTGAGGACCTGGATGCGCACGGCTCGATGGCCGAGGCCCGGGCTGCCGGCAAGGTCCGCATGGAGGGCAAGGACTACCTCATGCAGGACGGCGACGTGGTGGAGTTCCGCTTCAACGTCTGA
- a CDS encoding amino acid ABC transporter ATP-binding protein gives MRDIVKKFGANVVLDGVDLDVYPGEVVVLIGPSGAGKSTLLRCINGLEKITSGTIEVDGQLLSYQEAEINRIRSRIGMVFQSFNLFPHVTVAQNIMMAQRDVLGRSTSEARQRAVELLDRVGLAEKADAYPDSLSGGQQQRVAIARALAMDPAVMLFDEPTSALDPELVGEVLHVMRELADAGMTMVVVTHEMRFARRAADRVVLMADRQIVEEGTPEQVLDNPTSERGQAFLRQLTEE, from the coding sequence ATGCGCGACATCGTGAAGAAGTTTGGTGCCAACGTGGTGCTGGACGGGGTGGACCTGGATGTCTATCCCGGCGAGGTCGTCGTGCTCATCGGTCCGTCTGGGGCCGGCAAGAGCACGCTGTTGCGCTGCATCAACGGGCTGGAGAAGATCACCTCCGGCACCATCGAGGTGGATGGCCAGCTGCTTAGCTATCAGGAGGCGGAGATCAACCGGATCCGGTCTCGGATCGGCATGGTCTTCCAGTCGTTCAACCTGTTCCCGCACGTGACCGTGGCGCAGAACATCATGATGGCGCAGCGCGACGTGCTCGGTCGTTCGACCTCGGAGGCTCGTCAGCGAGCCGTGGAGCTGCTCGACCGGGTCGGGCTCGCGGAGAAGGCCGATGCCTATCCGGACAGTCTGTCCGGTGGCCAGCAGCAGCGTGTGGCGATCGCCCGCGCGCTGGCGATGGATCCGGCCGTGATGCTCTTTGACGAGCCGACGTCAGCGCTCGACCCTGAGCTCGTGGGTGAGGTGCTGCACGTGATGCGCGAGCTTGCCGATGCCGGCATGACGATGGTCGTGGTGACCCACGAGATGCGCTTCGCGCGCCGGGCCGCGGACCGTGTTGTGCTGATGGCAGACAGGCAGATCGTCGAGGAGGGCACCCCCGAGCAAGTCCTGGACAACCCCACCAGCGAGCGGGGTCAGGCCTTCCTGCGCCAGCTCACCGAGGAGTAG
- the xseA gene encoding exodeoxyribonuclease VII large subunit produces the protein MRTLSMKISDYIDKMSPLWVEGQIVQLNRRAGMSYAYLTLRDTDVDMSLSVSIPGQALDALAAPPEPGARVVVHLKPAFWAKRGTLQMEARQIRHVGVGELLARLEHLKQLLRSEGLFEPGRKKPLPFLPRRIGLICGRNTAAERDVVMNVRRRWPAARFEIRQVAVQGPTTVAGVSGALTELDAMSEVDVIVIARGGGSFEDLLPFSNEALVRAVVQARTPVVSAIGHETDTPLLDYVADLRASTPTHAATRIVPDQQEELQGLRATRGRARQALARRITEERRRLAATMDRPVMTDRHAIIASYRRDIELTTERGRHRVTAMVSRELDRVDGLSRHLRAVSPQHTLERGYAVVRHGDGGIVRDIDEVEPEELLRITVARGDFAARPVTSP, from the coding sequence GTGCGCACCCTGTCCATGAAGATCTCCGACTACATCGACAAGATGTCGCCGCTGTGGGTCGAGGGGCAGATCGTCCAGCTCAACCGCCGGGCCGGGATGAGCTATGCCTACCTCACCCTGCGCGACACGGACGTCGACATGTCGCTGTCCGTCTCGATCCCGGGGCAGGCACTCGACGCGCTCGCCGCGCCACCAGAGCCCGGCGCCAGGGTCGTGGTGCACCTCAAGCCGGCCTTCTGGGCCAAACGCGGCACCCTGCAGATGGAGGCGCGCCAGATCCGCCACGTCGGAGTCGGTGAGCTGCTCGCCCGGCTCGAGCACCTCAAGCAGCTCCTGCGCTCGGAGGGCCTGTTCGAGCCCGGTCGCAAGAAGCCGCTGCCCTTCCTGCCCCGGCGCATCGGCCTGATCTGCGGGCGCAACACCGCCGCCGAGCGCGACGTGGTGATGAATGTCCGGCGTCGCTGGCCCGCAGCCCGGTTCGAGATCCGCCAGGTGGCGGTGCAGGGGCCGACGACGGTCGCCGGCGTCAGCGGGGCGCTGACCGAGCTGGACGCGATGTCAGAGGTCGACGTCATCGTCATCGCTCGCGGTGGCGGGTCCTTCGAGGACCTGCTGCCCTTCAGCAACGAGGCCCTTGTGCGGGCAGTGGTCCAGGCACGCACACCGGTGGTCAGTGCCATCGGTCACGAGACCGACACACCGCTGCTGGACTATGTCGCCGACCTGCGGGCCTCGACACCGACGCACGCGGCCACCCGGATCGTCCCGGACCAGCAGGAGGAGCTGCAGGGGTTGCGCGCCACCCGGGGCCGGGCGCGACAGGCGCTGGCGCGGCGCATCACCGAGGAGCGGAGGCGTCTGGCCGCGACCATGGACCGGCCGGTGATGACCGACCGGCACGCCATCATCGCCTCCTATCGTCGGGACATCGAGCTGACCACGGAGCGCGGCCGGCACCGGGTGACCGCCATGGTGTCCCGCGAGCTGGACCGGGTGGACGGCCTGTCCCGTCACCTGCGCGCAGTCTCGCCGCAGCACACGCTGGAGCGGGGCTACGCCGTCGTGCGGCACGGCGACGGAGGCATCGTGCGCGACATCGACGAGGTGGAGCCCGAGGAGCTCCTGCGGATCACCGTGGCTCGAGGTGACTTCGCCGCCCGCCCGGTGACCTCCCCCTGA
- a CDS encoding 4-hydroxy-3-methylbut-2-enyl diphosphate reductase produces the protein MTSLPVDQVSKRVLLAAPRGYCAGVDRAVVTVEKALDLYGPPIYVRKEIVHNKHVVRTLEKRGAIFVDQTDEVPEGATVIFSAHGVSPAVHREAAALQLKTIDATCPLVTKVHREAVRFASDDYDILLIGHEGHEEVEGTAGEAPDHIVLVQNPDEVDQVEVRDPDKVVWLSQTTLSVDETMETVRRLREKFPKLQDPPSDDICYATQNRQVAVKQMAAECDLMIVVGSQNSSNSVRLVEVALDHGARAGHLVDYADEIDEAWLDGVSTVGVTSGASVPELLVRDVLQWLADRGFEDVKAITAAEESLMFSLPNEIRRDLKARDGVEAAKIRHDAGSLH, from the coding sequence GTGACTTCCCTCCCCGTTGACCAGGTCTCCAAGCGCGTGCTGCTCGCCGCGCCCCGCGGCTACTGTGCCGGGGTCGACCGAGCAGTCGTGACAGTCGAGAAGGCCCTGGACCTCTATGGTCCGCCGATCTATGTCCGCAAGGAGATCGTCCACAACAAGCACGTGGTGCGCACTCTGGAGAAGCGCGGTGCGATCTTCGTGGACCAGACCGATGAGGTGCCCGAGGGCGCCACGGTGATCTTCTCGGCCCACGGGGTCTCCCCGGCAGTGCACCGCGAGGCCGCCGCCCTCCAGCTCAAGACGATCGACGCCACCTGTCCGCTGGTGACCAAGGTGCACCGCGAGGCGGTGCGGTTCGCCAGTGACGACTACGACATCCTGCTGATCGGGCACGAGGGGCACGAGGAGGTCGAGGGCACGGCCGGCGAGGCACCCGACCACATCGTGCTGGTCCAGAACCCCGACGAGGTCGACCAGGTGGAGGTCCGCGACCCGGACAAGGTCGTGTGGCTCTCGCAGACCACGTTGTCGGTCGACGAGACGATGGAGACGGTCCGTCGCCTGCGCGAGAAGTTCCCCAAGCTGCAGGACCCGCCGAGCGACGACATCTGCTATGCCACCCAGAACCGTCAGGTGGCGGTGAAGCAGATGGCGGCAGAGTGCGACCTGATGATCGTCGTCGGCTCGCAGAACTCCTCCAACTCGGTGCGTCTCGTCGAGGTCGCGCTCGATCACGGTGCCCGCGCCGGGCACCTCGTCGACTATGCCGACGAGATCGACGAGGCCTGGCTGGACGGGGTCTCCACCGTCGGGGTGACCAGTGGTGCCAGCGTGCCGGAGCTCCTCGTGCGCGACGTGCTCCAGTGGCTCGCCGACCGGGGCTTTGAGGACGTCAAGGCGATCACGGCGGCCGAGGAGTCGCTGATGTTCTCGCTGCCGAACGAGATCCGGCGCGACCTGAAGGCGCGCGACGGCGTCGAGGCCGCCAAGATCCGGCACGACGCCGGCTCGTTGCACTGA
- a CDS encoding exodeoxyribonuclease VII small subunit, with amino-acid sequence MSKDPRPSPADTTAIADLSYEDARDELVQIVARIEGGGASLEESIKLWERGESLAAHCQAKLDQAQAQLDGTTAEPDPAGPTTTDSSDESDPDVVGGPKDDSDDDLEDGAAEPSDV; translated from the coding sequence ATGAGCAAGGACCCCCGGCCCAGCCCCGCAGACACGACGGCGATCGCCGACCTGTCCTATGAGGACGCCCGCGACGAGCTCGTCCAGATCGTGGCGCGCATCGAGGGTGGCGGCGCCTCCCTAGAGGAGTCGATCAAGCTGTGGGAGCGGGGCGAGTCCCTGGCTGCCCACTGCCAGGCCAAGCTGGACCAGGCACAGGCCCAGCTCGACGGCACCACCGCTGAGCCTGACCCCGCGGGGCCCACGACGACGGACTCCTCCGATGAGTCCGACCCAGACGTGGTGGGCGGCCCGAAGGACGACTCCGACGACGACCTCGAGGACGGCGCCGCCGAGCCGAGCGATGTCTAG
- a CDS encoding dihydrofolate reductase family protein, with protein sequence MRRLTFGMNVSLDGYTAAPGDDIGWSVPSDELFQWWSDRVAATELALYGRKLWETMSSYWPTADQDPGITPAEIEFAHRWQAMPKVVFSSTTATVDGNTRLVTGDAVTEITRLKAEDGGPMDIGGSTLAAAAMRAGLIDEFVLATAPVLVGGGTPFFATLDRWVDLDLVETRTFPGGVVLTRYETRR encoded by the coding sequence ATGCGCAGACTGACCTTCGGCATGAACGTGAGCCTGGACGGCTACACCGCCGCACCCGGCGACGACATCGGCTGGAGCGTGCCGAGCGACGAGCTGTTCCAGTGGTGGTCCGACCGGGTGGCTGCCACGGAGCTGGCGCTCTATGGACGCAAGCTGTGGGAGACGATGAGCTCCTACTGGCCGACCGCAGACCAGGATCCTGGCATCACACCGGCGGAGATCGAGTTTGCCCACCGCTGGCAGGCCATGCCCAAGGTGGTCTTCTCCTCCACGACCGCCACGGTCGACGGGAACACCAGGCTGGTCACGGGCGACGCGGTCACCGAGATCACCCGGCTCAAGGCCGAGGACGGCGGCCCCATGGACATCGGCGGCTCCACTCTCGCCGCCGCGGCCATGCGGGCCGGGCTGATCGACGAGTTCGTGCTGGCCACAGCACCGGTCCTGGTGGGTGGCGGCACGCCCTTCTTCGCGACCCTGGACCGCTGGGTGGACCTGGACCTGGTCGAGACCCGGACGTTTCCCGGCGGCGTTGTCCTGACCAGATACGAGACCAGGCGCTGA
- a CDS encoding DUF885 domain-containing protein: MTTPTTPRQLADRFVHDLAALDPSVATGLGLNPHDDRVPDLSPAGYQAKADLAAAVLSDLDSLEQSSTHGSWDALEARCATLLRDRLGVQLEAHSAGEHLREVRNIFGPPQAVRQLFSMMPAKTVEDWAVIARRMAQIPQAYRGWTETLTEGTAQQLFAAPLQIETLIDQLTEWADTQWWHAFVSAGPPSLQGELTAAAETATAGTIELRDYLQETYLPAAQGTPNAVGAARYRLNARRWMGADLDLEEAYAWGWSEFQRINAEMQEVAELILPGASPVETMRHLDEHGEIVEGVEAVRERLQQMMDRAIQDLDGTHFEIAEPIREVEAMIAPAGSAAAPYYSRPSIDFSRPGRTWLPTMGRTSFPMYDLVSTWYHEGVPGHHLQLAQWVYVAPQLSIYQTSLGSSSGATEGWALYAERLMDELGYLDTEARMGYLDCQIMRAIRVVIDIGMHLELPIPDDSPIAPGQTWSSELANQFFAAHSGRPQDFIDSEIIRYLGWPGQAISYKLGERAWLDGRAAARAAHEERGEVFDLKEWHMAALSLGALGLDDLTRELSAL; encoded by the coding sequence ATGACGACGCCCACCACTCCCCGCCAGCTCGCCGACCGCTTCGTCCACGACCTCGCCGCGCTCGACCCCTCGGTCGCGACCGGTCTCGGTCTCAACCCGCACGACGACCGGGTGCCGGACCTCTCACCGGCCGGCTACCAGGCCAAGGCCGACCTGGCCGCCGCGGTCCTGTCCGACCTCGACAGCCTCGAGCAGTCGTCCACCCATGGATCCTGGGACGCCCTGGAGGCTCGCTGCGCGACCCTGCTGCGGGACCGCCTTGGGGTCCAGCTGGAGGCGCACTCCGCCGGCGAGCACCTCCGCGAGGTCCGCAACATCTTCGGCCCGCCCCAGGCGGTGCGACAGCTCTTCTCGATGATGCCGGCCAAGACAGTGGAGGACTGGGCTGTGATCGCACGCCGGATGGCGCAGATCCCGCAGGCCTACCGCGGCTGGACCGAGACCCTGACCGAGGGCACGGCTCAGCAGCTGTTTGCGGCGCCGCTGCAGATCGAGACCCTGATCGACCAGCTCACCGAGTGGGCCGACACCCAGTGGTGGCACGCGTTCGTGTCGGCGGGCCCTCCGAGCCTGCAGGGAGAGCTCACCGCAGCGGCCGAGACCGCCACGGCCGGGACCATCGAGCTGCGCGACTACCTGCAGGAGACCTACCTGCCGGCAGCGCAGGGCACGCCCAACGCGGTCGGCGCCGCACGCTACCGGCTCAACGCCCGCCGCTGGATGGGCGCCGACCTCGACCTCGAGGAGGCCTACGCCTGGGGCTGGTCGGAGTTCCAGCGCATCAACGCCGAGATGCAGGAGGTCGCCGAGCTGATCCTGCCCGGCGCGAGCCCTGTGGAGACGATGCGCCATCTCGATGAGCACGGCGAGATCGTCGAGGGAGTCGAGGCGGTCCGCGAGCGCCTCCAGCAGATGATGGACCGGGCGATCCAGGATCTGGACGGCACGCACTTCGAGATCGCCGAGCCGATCAGGGAGGTCGAGGCGATGATCGCGCCAGCGGGCAGCGCCGCCGCCCCCTACTACAGCCGTCCGTCGATCGACTTCTCGCGCCCGGGCCGCACCTGGCTGCCGACCATGGGCCGGACCAGTTTCCCGATGTATGACCTGGTCAGCACCTGGTACCACGAGGGAGTCCCCGGCCACCACCTGCAGCTGGCCCAGTGGGTCTATGTCGCGCCGCAACTGTCGATCTACCAGACCAGCCTCGGCTCCTCCAGCGGCGCCACGGAGGGCTGGGCGCTGTATGCCGAGCGGCTGATGGACGAGCTGGGCTACCTCGACACCGAGGCACGGATGGGCTACCTGGACTGCCAGATCATGCGCGCGATCCGGGTGGTGATCGACATCGGCATGCACCTGGAGCTGCCGATTCCCGACGACTCGCCGATCGCTCCCGGCCAGACCTGGTCCTCCGAGCTGGCCAACCAGTTCTTCGCGGCCCACTCCGGGCGGCCGCAGGACTTCATCGACTCCGAGATCATCCGCTACCTCGGCTGGCCGGGGCAGGCCATCAGCTACAAGCTCGGGGAGCGTGCCTGGCTCGACGGCCGGGCAGCCGCCCGCGCGGCGCACGAAGAGCGCGGCGAGGTGTTTGACCTCAAGGAGTGGCACATGGCGGCACTCTCCCTCGGTGCGCTGGGACTGGACGACCTGACCCGGGAGCTGAGCGCCCTGTGA
- a CDS encoding amino acid ABC transporter permease → MSFFEMLVDYAPLFIEASWVTLRLTAVALAIALVLGAVIAWMAMSRFRPLRWLATAYIGVIRGTPLIAQIFVLYFGISEIAKMPAFWAGALALAAHNSAYIAEIFRSGFQAVPKGLVEASRSLGMSRRSTLRRIQAPLALRTTLPVLGNQFIIAVKDSSLVSFIGMTELFQTSRNLQAQNYAPLEMYLMVSIYYLIIVLALTFVVHRLERSLNKHRRPVEPSSSAGDGDGSGPSLPAWVKGRRAERGATS, encoded by the coding sequence ATGAGCTTCTTCGAGATGCTGGTCGACTACGCACCGCTCTTCATCGAGGCCAGCTGGGTGACGCTGCGACTCACGGCGGTGGCCCTGGCCATCGCGCTGGTGCTCGGCGCGGTGATCGCCTGGATGGCGATGAGCCGGTTCCGGCCCCTGCGGTGGCTGGCCACGGCATACATCGGCGTCATCCGCGGCACACCGCTGATCGCCCAGATCTTCGTCCTCTATTTCGGCATCTCCGAGATCGCCAAGATGCCGGCGTTCTGGGCAGGAGCACTCGCGCTGGCGGCTCACAACTCGGCCTATATCGCCGAGATCTTTCGTTCCGGCTTCCAGGCGGTGCCCAAGGGGTTGGTGGAGGCGTCCCGCTCGCTCGGCATGAGCAGGCGCAGCACGCTGCGTCGCATCCAGGCACCGCTCGCACTGCGCACCACGCTCCCCGTGCTGGGCAACCAGTTCATCATCGCGGTCAAAGACTCCTCGCTGGTCTCCTTCATCGGGATGACCGAGCTGTTCCAGACCTCACGCAACCTGCAGGCACAGAACTACGCGCCGTTGGAGATGTATCTGATGGTCTCCATCTACTACCTGATCATCGTGCTGGCACTGACCTTCGTGGTGCACCGGCTCGAACGCTCCCTCAACAAGCACCGCCGACCGGTCGAGCCGAGCTCTTCCGCCGGCGACGGGGACGGGAGCGGCCCCAGCCTGCCCGCCTGGGTCAAAGGTCGGCGCGCCGAGCGCGGAGCGACCTCGTGA
- a CDS encoding GNAT family N-acetyltransferase, translating to MSRTAQLEQAAAGELPRLRQIEPRDARAVLDAFDDDAMRRQGTINSMEEAENWIGFMGDRGERLALAIDLGGSMIGTVVVSSIDHDNETGWFWYWMHRDHRGNGWMSRAAVTLADHALTLMLLHRLELGHRANNPASGGVARAAGFVLEGVEREKFLVDGERIDVLTYSRLATDPWPETPRLPLDL from the coding sequence ATGTCTAGGACCGCTCAGCTCGAGCAGGCGGCCGCGGGTGAGCTGCCCCGCCTGCGTCAGATCGAGCCACGCGACGCCCGTGCCGTCCTGGATGCCTTCGACGACGATGCGATGCGGCGCCAGGGCACGATCAACAGCATGGAGGAGGCCGAGAACTGGATCGGCTTCATGGGAGACCGAGGTGAGCGGCTCGCCCTGGCCATCGACCTGGGCGGCTCCATGATCGGGACCGTCGTCGTCAGCTCGATCGACCATGACAACGAGACCGGGTGGTTCTGGTACTGGATGCACCGTGACCACCGCGGCAATGGCTGGATGTCCCGGGCGGCCGTCACGCTGGCTGACCACGCGCTCACGCTGATGCTCCTGCACCGGCTCGAGCTCGGGCACCGAGCCAACAACCCGGCCTCAGGCGGGGTGGCCCGCGCCGCCGGGTTCGTCCTCGAGGGTGTGGAGCGGGAGAAGTTCCTGGTGGACGGTGAGCGCATCGACGTCCTCACCTACAGCAGGCTGGCCACCGACCCCTGGCCCGAGACGCCCCGCCTCCCCCTCGACCTCTGA